One Corvus moneduloides isolate bCorMon1 chromosome Z, bCorMon1.pri, whole genome shotgun sequence genomic window carries:
- the SMIM15 gene encoding small integral membrane protein 15, whose product MFDIKAWAEYIVEWAAKDPYGFLTTVILALTPLFVISAALSWKLAKMIEAREREQKKKQKRQENIAKAKRTKKD is encoded by the coding sequence atgttCGATATTAAGGCTTGGGCTGAGTACATCGTGGAGTGGGCTGCCAAGGACCCCTATGGCTTTCTCACAACTGTGATCTTGGCCCTCACGCCGCTGTTTGTAATTAGTGCAGCGCTGTCATGGAAGCTTGCAAAAATGATTGAGGCCAGGGAACGAgagcaaaagaagaaacagaaacgCCAGGAGAACATTGCAAAAGCCAAACGAACAAAGAAGGATTAA